The Primulina eburnea isolate SZY01 chromosome 13, ASM2296580v1, whole genome shotgun sequence genome includes a region encoding these proteins:
- the LOC140810812 gene encoding cold-regulated protein 27-like isoform X1, giving the protein MERNLLSGAADDLMPWNAEVSSLTRGDILRRLANVTPDNCTAWTNEKHNSYLNNLEGSFVAQLHESRDLVNKNMTQKKPINSPEQYGCWQNIDHRRYEPLSCPSAESHNFMKNSRIYYYKNLGIHHPSPSADLQGFQKLSDTQKHSSGKGIISHGLATCSQEASAMNLYHSNSFDSMKEGTGQNYVKEDNDKPNLRPGLNNIKSA; this is encoded by the exons ATGGAACGAAATCTCCTGTCCGGCGCCGCTGATGATTTGATGCCGTGGAACGCCGAGGTGTCGTCCTTGACCCGCGGAGATATATTGCGTCGCCTCGCGAACGTTACTCCG GACAATTGCACGGCATGGACGAATGAGAAGCACAACTCATATCTTAATAATTTGGAAGGGTCGTTTGTCGCACAGCTTCACGAGTCAAGGGATTTGGTAAACAAGAATATGACTCAAAAGAAGCCAATAAATTCTCCCGAGCAG TATGGCTGTTGGCAAAACATTGATCATAGGAGATATGAGCCGCTTTCATGCCCTTCAGCTGAATCTCACAACTTTATGAAAAATTCACGGATATATTATTATAAGAATCTGGGGATTCACCATCCTTCACCATCAGCTGACTTGCAGGGCTTTCAGAAGCTTTCCGATACTCAAAAACATTCAAGCGGAAAAGGGATTATATCTCATGGATTGGCTACATGTTCACAGGAAGCTTCTGCCATGAACCTGTACCATTCCAATTCTTTTGACTCGATGAAAG AGGGCACGGGTCAGAATTATGTGAAAGAAGATAATGACAAACCAAATCTCAGGCCTGGGCTGAATAATATTAAATCAGCATAA
- the LOC140810056 gene encoding ethylene-responsive transcription factor ERF109-like, with protein sequence MSYNRHVSESLPHTPQRLTDEEEVAVIVEALKNVITGGDRSAASLVQDSTIPSHFDRGSGFVAVSEEMETCSSCRVKGCLGFHIFDGEKKAGLKNAVGKMKVGAKKKYRGVRQRPWGKWAAEIRDPRKAARVWLGTFQTAEDAARAYDKAAIEFRGPRAKLNFSFTDYTSGSASTSSAAPPAALQENMYCEVIENGTEQIDLWELGTIGEAEIQQWMTMMDSINDDSSDSASGGNIQSV encoded by the coding sequence ATGAGCTACAACCGCCACGTTTCGGAGTCGCTTCCGCATACTCCGCAGCGGCTGACCGATGAGGAGGAAGTCGCGGTCATTGTGGAAGCCTTGAAGAATGTGATAACCGGGGGTGATCGTTCCGCCGCTAGCTTAGTTCAAGATTCCACGATTCCGTCGCATTTCGATCGTGGTTCGGGATTTGTTGCTGTTTCCGAAGAAATGGAGACTTGCAGTTCATGCAGGGTAAAGGGTTGCTTGGGATTCCATATCTTCGACGGAGAGAAGAAGGCTGGTTTAAAAAATGCGGTGGGGAAGATGAAGGTGGGTGCGAAGAAGAAGTACAGGGGTGTCCGGCAGCGACCGTGGGGGAAATGGGCGGCGGAGATAAGGGACCCCCGTAAGGCGGCGCGAGTGTGGCTGGGGACGTTCCAGACAGCGGAGGACGCTGCGCGGGCTTATGATAAGGCGGCGATCGAGTTCCGGGGACCCAGAGCCAAACTGAATTTCTCTTTCACGGATTACACTTCTGGTTCGGCTTCAACTTCCTCGGCCGCGCCACCGGCGGCGCTGCAAGAAAATATGTACTGCGAAGTGATTGAGAATgggactgaacagatagatttATGGGAGCTGGGGACGATCGGGGAAGCGGAGATTCAACAATGGATGACGATGATGGATTCCATTAATGACGATTCATCGGATTCTGCTAGTGGCGGGAATATTCAAAGCGTGTGA
- the LOC140810812 gene encoding uncharacterized protein isoform X2, which translates to MERNLLSGAADDLMPWNAEVSSLTRGDILRRLANVTPDNCTAWTNEKHNSYLNNLEGSFVAQLHESRDLVNKNMTQKKPINSPEQGFQKLSDTQKHSSGKGIISHGLATCSQEASAMNLYHSNSFDSMKEGTGQNYVKEDNDKPNLRPGLNNIKSA; encoded by the exons ATGGAACGAAATCTCCTGTCCGGCGCCGCTGATGATTTGATGCCGTGGAACGCCGAGGTGTCGTCCTTGACCCGCGGAGATATATTGCGTCGCCTCGCGAACGTTACTCCG GACAATTGCACGGCATGGACGAATGAGAAGCACAACTCATATCTTAATAATTTGGAAGGGTCGTTTGTCGCACAGCTTCACGAGTCAAGGGATTTGGTAAACAAGAATATGACTCAAAAGAAGCCAATAAATTCTCCCGAGCAG GGCTTTCAGAAGCTTTCCGATACTCAAAAACATTCAAGCGGAAAAGGGATTATATCTCATGGATTGGCTACATGTTCACAGGAAGCTTCTGCCATGAACCTGTACCATTCCAATTCTTTTGACTCGATGAAAG AGGGCACGGGTCAGAATTATGTGAAAGAAGATAATGACAAACCAAATCTCAGGCCTGGGCTGAATAATATTAAATCAGCATAA